From the Leptospirales bacterium genome, one window contains:
- a CDS encoding HDOD domain-containing protein, which produces MSDAATLQGYLEKTRSLTILPPVLVSILATRDDNDIDIKRLELMIESDQVLVTRLLRLANSPFYSRAARQQVQSVNQTIMRLGFRTVRTMVTLAFADSIFSAGNYAKFRKEVWEHSIAAGVLAQLIAVQCRLQKLEEAALLGGLMHDLGKIALNAIDRKKYVQTLTDFLEQNRDIREIERQHFGVDNIELGAAAAVQWQLPPEIVAAIGERYAAPATQGQGVQIVALAELMAKKSGYGRLLDSENERYDNYCQLFGFGGEGEAAARLEFQQRMQQHDLYRFAMAL; this is translated from the coding sequence ATGAGCGACGCAGCAACTCTACAAGGCTACCTGGAAAAAACGCGCAGCCTGACTATTCTGCCCCCGGTACTGGTCAGCATCCTGGCTACGCGCGATGACAATGACATCGACATCAAGCGCCTGGAGTTGATGATCGAATCCGACCAGGTGCTGGTGACGCGACTGCTGCGCCTGGCCAACTCGCCGTTTTACTCGCGCGCTGCGCGGCAGCAGGTACAATCCGTCAACCAGACGATCATGCGCCTGGGCTTTCGCACGGTGCGCACTATGGTCACGCTGGCTTTCGCCGATTCGATCTTCAGCGCCGGCAACTACGCCAAGTTTCGCAAAGAAGTCTGGGAACACTCCATCGCCGCCGGAGTTCTGGCGCAATTGATCGCCGTTCAGTGCCGACTGCAAAAATTGGAGGAGGCGGCTCTGCTTGGCGGTCTGATGCATGACCTTGGAAAGATTGCGCTCAACGCCATTGATCGTAAAAAGTACGTTCAAACCCTCACCGATTTTTTGGAACAGAATCGCGACATTCGCGAGATCGAACGCCAGCACTTTGGCGTGGACAATATCGAGCTTGGCGCGGCGGCGGCCGTCCAGTGGCAGCTTCCGCCAGAAATCGTCGCCGCCATTGGCGAGCGCTACGCCGCGCCGGCCACACAGGGTCAGGGCGTGCAGATTGTGGCGCTGGCTGAGCTGATGGCCAAGAAATCGGGCTATGGTCGATTGCTGGACTCTGAGAACGAGCGCTACGACAACTACTGTCAGCTCTTTGGATTTGGCGGCGAAGGCGAGGCGGCGGCGCGACTGGAATTCCAGCAACGCATGCAACAGCATGATCTGTACCGCTTTGCCATGGCGCTCTGA